From Corynebacterium sp. BD556, the proteins below share one genomic window:
- a CDS encoding transposase produces the protein MPYAFRAEPPQRWCQQPTWPIVLAMFQTIFQQPDANSARHHARDVVEFCQQRFPHEADYLEESLGDLLAFTHAPKPENSVDESLITPPHRLIEQKDTSPESCPTSTTPSCICSRR, from the coding sequence GTGCCGTACGCATTTCGCGCAGAACCTCCTCAGCGATGGTGCCAACAACCCACGTGGCCGATAGTGCTGGCGATGTTTCAGACGATCTTCCAGCAACCCGACGCTAACAGCGCACGCCACCATGCCCGGGATGTCGTTGAGTTCTGCCAGCAGAGGTTCCCGCACGAGGCGGATTACTTGGAGGAATCCTTAGGAGATCTGTTGGCGTTTACCCACGCCCCGAAACCCGAAAACAGTGTGGACGAAAGTCTGATCACACCACCCCACCGACTGATTGAACAGAAAGATACGTCGCCGGAGTCTTGCCCGACCTCGACAACGCCGTCGTGCATTTGCTCAAGGCGCTAA
- a CDS encoding IS3 family transposase (programmed frameshift), which translates to MPRKTYTEQFKRDAVTLYESTPGATINAIASDLGVNRNSLRTWLDAFGTGTKTNANGEKVASPIAAANSERTPAQGLSDAERIRMLERENATLREEREILRKAAKYFAEGDELVNRFQFVDDHRDFYEVKRLCEVLKINRSSYYKWKSAAPARRRRLVADAALGARIKAVFTAENGCYGAKRITAAINSDPTSDDRLNHKRTARLMRQMELFGYTKKRRVKTTVSAKRAPTFPDLLARRFTAEKPNTVYVGDITYLPIADGSNMYLATVIDCYSRQLTGFAIAVHMRTELVEEALMMAYGIRGGLDGAIFHSDHGSVYTSDRYRRLCERLGVTQSMGAIGTSADNSLAESFNATLKREVLQDAPVFASQLVCRRDVFQWCSRYNTKRLHSRCGYRSPNAFESSETAILKTASD; encoded by the exons ATGCCACGCAAGACCTACACCGAGCAGTTCAAGCGTGACGCAGTGACGTTGTACGAGTCGACCCCTGGAGCCACGATCAACGCGATCGCCTCCGATCTCGGGGTCAACCGCAACTCCCTGCGCACCTGGCTCGACGCCTTCGGCACCGGCACCAAAACCAACGCCAACGGTGAAAAAGTCGCCAGCCCGATCGCCGCAGCCAACAGCGAACGTACTCCTGCTCAAGGACTCTCCGATGCCGAACGCATCCGCATGCTGGAACGCGAAAACGCCACGCTACGGGAAGAACGAGAGATCCTGCGCAAGGCGGCCAAATATTTCGCGGAAG GAGACGAACTGGTGAACCGCTTTCAGTTCGTTGATGACCACCGAGACTTCTACGAGGTCAAGCGGTTATGTGAGGTCCTGAAGATCAACCGGTCCTCCTACTACAAGTGGAAATCTGCTGCTCCTGCCCGCCGGCGACGCCTCGTCGCTGACGCGGCGCTGGGAGCGAGGATCAAGGCCGTGTTCACAGCTGAGAACGGCTGTTACGGGGCGAAACGCATCACAGCGGCCATCAACTCGGATCCGACCAGCGATGATCGCCTCAATCACAAGCGCACCGCCAGGCTGATGCGCCAGATGGAATTGTTCGGCTACACCAAGAAACGCCGCGTAAAGACCACGGTGTCTGCGAAACGCGCTCCGACGTTTCCGGATCTGCTCGCACGCCGTTTCACCGCGGAGAAACCAAACACGGTCTACGTCGGCGATATCACCTACCTCCCGATTGCAGATGGGTCGAATATGTACCTGGCGACGGTCATCGACTGCTACTCGCGGCAGTTGACCGGTTTCGCGATCGCCGTCCACATGCGTACGGAGTTAGTTGAAGAGGCTTTGATGATGGCTTACGGGATCCGTGGCGGGCTTGACGGAGCGATTTTCCACTCCGATCATGGCAGTGTATACACCTCTGATCGGTACCGAAGACTATGTGAACGTCTCGGTGTTACCCAATCGATGGGAGCAATTGGTACCAGCGCGGATAATTCTCTGGCGGAGTCGTTCAACGCCACGTTGAAACGGGAAGTCCTTCAAGATGCACCTGTTTTCGCCAGTCAGCTGGTGTGTCGCCGGGACGTGTTCCAATGGTGCAGTCGCTACAACACCAAACGCCTGCACTCGAGGTGCGGCTATCGTTCGCCGAACGCCTTTGAATCTTCCGAAACAGCTATACTCAAAACCGCATCTGATTAA
- a CDS encoding DUF3558 family protein — MDDRGKQLFVFRGLIMRGFVVVLLGVVLGLAGCGGVRQEQPVDSSVVPVTQSQVEEAPAAFHFHSGDLVLGEFDPTTAGDNVFNPCTEISKEEFASLGLVVGEPVESPESQYVGCGIVTQNDLVDTGFITSAVKTKIAEERTPRPLVDESAIIPNSYEIPLSEWDFVCFFGVETTRGTLMASAVAWDTQLSYQEVCAIARHNLELLYSLGR, encoded by the coding sequence ATGGATGATCGGGGAAAGCAGCTATTTGTTTTCCGGGGGTTGATAATGCGCGGTTTTGTCGTTGTGTTGCTCGGGGTCGTGCTCGGGCTTGCCGGGTGTGGTGGGGTTCGACAGGAGCAGCCGGTGGATAGTTCTGTGGTTCCGGTTACGCAATCACAGGTGGAGGAGGCACCGGCTGCTTTCCATTTTCATAGTGGTGATTTGGTGTTGGGGGAATTTGACCCGACTACGGCGGGGGACAATGTTTTCAACCCATGCACTGAGATCTCTAAGGAGGAGTTCGCGTCACTGGGTTTGGTGGTGGGAGAGCCGGTTGAGTCTCCTGAATCTCAATATGTTGGCTGCGGAATAGTTACGCAAAACGACCTCGTGGACACGGGATTTATAACTAGCGCCGTCAAAACGAAGATCGCTGAGGAGAGAACTCCACGTCCCTTGGTTGATGAGTCTGCGATTATCCCTAACTCCTATGAGATTCCACTTTCAGAATGGGATTTCGTGTGTTTTTTTGGGGTGGAAACAACGAGGGGAACGTTGATGGCTTCTGCGGTAGCTTGGGACACGCAACTTTCCTATCAGGAGGTGTGTGCAATAGCGCGGCACAACCTTGAGCTTTTGTATTCCTTGGGTCGGTGA
- the istA gene encoding IS21 family transposase, producing MISLEEWAQIRYLRGQGLSLRKIAAEVGCAKKTVEKALASDSPPCYKPRDAKGTSFDPFEPQVRELLTETPQLNAKVLAQRVGWTGSDSWFRKHVARIRTEYMPADPVDTLTHAPGREIQCDLTFAPGGLPDADGVYRALPVLVMAASHSRFAAACVLPSRTTDDLIAGMWQLITRDFQAVPDRLVWDHESGIGKAKLCEPVAAFGGALCCRIVQTPPRDPESKGIVERTNGYMKRSFFPGRRFSDPVDVQAQLDEWFTTIANARVHTTLKATPADLFAADQRAMRPLPPYPPVFGVRPAVRLPRNYYVTVDTNQYSVDPTFIDRLVTVRSTLDEIAVTGPHGEPAAVHPRHWGQHKVITDPAHAQTARAMRRDLATAGERFQPDTAVDIADLSIYDHIA from the coding sequence GTGATTTCATTGGAGGAATGGGCGCAGATCCGATACCTGCGTGGGCAGGGTCTGTCATTGAGGAAGATCGCGGCCGAAGTGGGCTGTGCGAAGAAGACGGTGGAGAAGGCTTTGGCTTCAGATTCGCCGCCTTGTTACAAGCCACGGGATGCCAAAGGCACGAGTTTCGATCCGTTTGAACCGCAGGTCAGGGAACTTCTCACGGAAACACCGCAGCTTAATGCCAAGGTGTTGGCTCAGCGAGTGGGCTGGACAGGCTCGGATTCATGGTTTCGCAAACACGTTGCCAGGATCCGGACTGAGTATATGCCCGCCGACCCAGTCGATACCCTTACTCACGCCCCGGGGCGTGAGATCCAATGTGATCTCACTTTTGCACCGGGTGGACTACCTGATGCTGATGGGGTCTACCGCGCGTTGCCGGTGTTGGTGATGGCAGCCTCGCATTCTCGTTTCGCTGCGGCGTGTGTGCTTCCCTCGCGCACGACTGATGACTTGATCGCCGGGATGTGGCAGTTGATAACACGTGATTTCCAAGCGGTACCAGATCGGCTCGTGTGGGATCACGAGTCCGGGATTGGCAAGGCGAAGCTGTGCGAGCCTGTTGCCGCATTCGGCGGGGCGCTGTGCTGCAGAATCGTTCAGACCCCACCGCGGGACCCGGAATCTAAAGGCATCGTCGAGCGCACCAACGGGTACATGAAGCGTTCCTTCTTCCCCGGGCGCCGGTTCAGCGACCCGGTGGATGTGCAAGCCCAACTTGATGAGTGGTTCACCACAATCGCCAACGCACGCGTTCACACCACGTTGAAGGCCACACCGGCGGACTTGTTTGCAGCTGATCAGCGGGCGATGCGCCCCTTGCCACCGTATCCGCCGGTGTTCGGTGTCAGGCCCGCGGTGCGCCTGCCGCGAAACTACTACGTCACCGTTGACACCAACCAGTACAGCGTGGATCCGACATTCATTGACCGACTAGTCACTGTGCGCAGCACGCTTGATGAAATCGCCGTGACCGGGCCACACGGTGAACCCGCCGCGGTGCACCCGCGCCACTGGGGCCAGCACAAGGTCATCACCGACCCCGCCCACGCCCAAACTGCCCGCGCCATGCGCCGCGACCTAGCTACGGCGGGCGAGAGATTCCAGCCAGATACCGCTGTTGACATCGCTGACCTATCCATCTACGACCACATCGCCTAA
- a CDS encoding lycopene cyclase domain-containing protein, with protein MTYIALSTPFLVAAAALWCIRRKAHTRQTLVTLIVLTVLVVLTVIFDNLMVAADLVQYSAENNVGVFLGRIPVEDLFYTVFVVLVVTALWPGEER; from the coding sequence ATGACCTACATTGCGTTGAGCACGCCCTTCCTTGTCGCGGCTGCAGCGCTATGGTGTATCCGCCGGAAGGCACACACCCGGCAAACGCTTGTGACCCTGATAGTCTTGACGGTCCTGGTTGTCTTGACGGTGATCTTCGACAACCTCATGGTCGCAGCCGACCTCGTGCAATACTCCGCCGAGAACAACGTGGGTGTATTCCTCGGCCGCATCCCTGTAGAGGATCTGTTCTACACGGTCTTCGTCGTCCTTGTCGTCACCGCGCTGTGGCCCGGAGAAGAACGATGA
- a CDS encoding prenyltransferase has protein sequence MIRGILAASRPISWVNTAVPYALTYLLAAGRVDWLLVVGFIFFLIPYNIAMYGINDVFDYESDIRNPRKGGAEGAVLPKTMHRPLLIASALTVIPPAMVLYAAGTATSAVWLTLALFTIVAYSAPPLRFKEVPLLDSLTSSSHFTLPAMVGATITGASIDAKTTLAMTAFFLWGMASHALGAVQDITADREGGLRSVATQFGARITTRLAATLYFVAATLVAVLPFPGPLVALLGMSYGVNTMRYANVTDENAENVNRAWRVFLWLIYLTGAIVTVGILFAVFPG, from the coding sequence ATGATCCGGGGAATTCTCGCCGCGTCCAGACCGATAAGCTGGGTTAACACTGCTGTTCCTTACGCACTGACATATCTTTTGGCCGCGGGGAGGGTCGACTGGTTGCTCGTAGTCGGCTTTATCTTCTTCCTCATCCCGTACAACATTGCGATGTACGGCATCAACGATGTCTTCGACTACGAATCAGACATCCGCAACCCCCGAAAAGGCGGTGCGGAAGGTGCTGTCCTGCCAAAAACAATGCACCGACCCCTACTCATCGCCTCCGCCCTCACCGTCATTCCTCCGGCAATGGTGCTGTACGCGGCTGGCACTGCCACATCCGCAGTGTGGCTGACCTTAGCGCTGTTCACCATTGTGGCGTACTCCGCGCCTCCGCTTCGCTTCAAAGAGGTACCGCTTCTCGACTCTCTCACCTCCTCCTCACACTTCACCCTTCCCGCCATGGTGGGAGCGACAATTACCGGCGCCTCAATCGACGCCAAAACCACACTCGCCATGACTGCTTTCTTCCTGTGGGGCATGGCCAGCCACGCCCTCGGCGCGGTACAAGACATCACCGCCGACCGCGAAGGGGGCCTGCGCTCAGTGGCAACACAATTCGGAGCCCGAATAACTACCCGCCTCGCCGCAACCCTATATTTTGTTGCCGCGACCTTGGTGGCGGTGTTGCCCTTTCCCGGCCCGCTCGTCGCATTGCTGGGCATGAGCTACGGCGTAAACACAATGCGCTACGCCAACGTCACCGACGAGAACGCAGAAAACGTCAACCGCGCCTGGCGAGTGTTCCTCTGGTTGATCTACCTCACCGGCGCGATCGTGACAGTCGGCATTCTCTTCGCAGTCTTCCCCGGCTAA
- a CDS encoding DUF3558 family protein, protein MDDRGKQLFVFRGLIMRGFVVVLLGVVLGLAGCGGVRQEQPVDSSVVPVTQSQVEEAPAAFHFHSGDLVLGEYDPTTIWDDIFNPCTEISKEEFASLGLVVGEPVVLPKSQSVGCDIVPQDYLVDTGFLTSAVKTKSAEERTPRPLVDESAIIPNSYEIPFVEGDFICFFGVETTRGTLMAFAEAWDTQLSYQELCAVARHNLELLYSLGR, encoded by the coding sequence ATGGATGATCGGGGAAAGCAGCTATTTGTTTTCCGGGGGTTGATAATGCGCGGTTTTGTCGTTGTGTTGCTCGGGGTCGTGCTCGGGCTTGCCGGGTGTGGTGGGGTTCGACAGGAGCAGCCGGTGGATAGTTCTGTGGTTCCGGTTACGCAATCACAGGTGGAGGAGGCGCCGGCTGCTTTCCATTTTCATAGTGGTGATTTGGTGTTGGGGGAGTATGACCCGACTACGATTTGGGACGATATTTTCAATCCATGCACTGAGATCTCTAAGGAGGAGTTCGCGTCACTGGGTTTGGTGGTGGGAGAGCCGGTTGTGCTTCCTAAATCTCAATCTGTTGGCTGCGACATAGTTCCGCAAGACTACCTCGTGGACACGGGATTTTTAACTAGCGCCGTCAAAACGAAGAGCGCTGAGGAAAGAACTCCACGTCCCTTGGTTGATGAGTCTGCGATTATCCCTAACTCCTATGAGATTCCATTTGTAGAAGGGGATTTCATATGTTTTTTTGGGGTGGAAACAACGAGGGGAACGTTGATGGCTTTTGCGGAGGCTTGGGACACGCAACTTTCCTATCAGGAGTTGTGTGCAGTTGCGCGGCACAACCTTGAGCTTTTGTATTCCTTGGGTCGGTGA
- a CDS encoding IS256 family transposase, translated as MTTVTTKKNHDQDKINEISEKLMENPELAKLIGELSTSTGDASDLVKGLLQASINAGLQAEMDAHLGYRHSDRKMKAQVEPTQGGNHRNGSYTKTVNSGYGTLEVTVPRDRCGTFTPQMVPKGARRLTELDDMIISLYAGGMTVRDIQHHLGSTLGVDMSPDTISTITDAVLDEVMIWQNRQLDEFYPVIFLDALRVKIRDGHRVVNKACYMAVGIDIDGIKRILGLWIADNEGAALWASVCADLANRGVQDVFIVCCDGLKGLAEAVEATWPNSMVQTCIVHLIRAANRWVSYQDRKAVSSALRAIYTAANEDTARASLDAFETSELGQKYPQSVKVWRDAWERFVPFLQFPPAARKVLYTTNSIESLNAELRKATRNRGQFPNDTAAVKTLWLMICNIEDKRAAKRAKQAKRAVECNGYVEGAKANGWKQAINQLAVAYPNRFAEYL; from the coding sequence ATGACAACGGTGACAACGAAGAAAAACCATGACCAGGACAAGATCAACGAGATCAGCGAGAAGCTGATGGAAAATCCTGAGCTCGCCAAGCTGATTGGCGAGTTGTCGACGTCCACCGGTGACGCCAGTGACCTGGTCAAAGGTCTGTTGCAGGCGTCGATTAACGCTGGTCTGCAGGCGGAAATGGATGCCCATTTGGGCTACCGTCATTCCGACCGGAAGATGAAGGCCCAGGTTGAACCAACACAGGGTGGTAACCACCGCAACGGGTCGTACACCAAGACGGTTAACTCTGGTTACGGCACGTTGGAAGTGACTGTACCCAGGGATCGTTGCGGCACGTTTACGCCCCAGATGGTGCCCAAGGGCGCACGCCGGCTGACAGAGCTCGATGACATGATCATCTCGCTGTACGCCGGTGGGATGACAGTGCGTGATATTCAGCACCATCTTGGGTCCACCCTGGGGGTGGATATGAGCCCGGATACGATCAGCACCATTACCGATGCAGTCTTAGACGAGGTCATGATCTGGCAGAACCGTCAGCTCGACGAGTTTTACCCAGTAATCTTCCTTGATGCGCTACGCGTGAAGATCCGCGATGGCCACCGTGTAGTCAACAAGGCGTGCTACATGGCGGTGGGCATCGACATCGACGGTATCAAGCGCATCCTGGGTTTGTGGATTGCTGATAATGAAGGCGCCGCCTTGTGGGCATCGGTGTGCGCAGATCTGGCCAACCGTGGCGTCCAGGATGTCTTCATCGTCTGCTGTGATGGGCTTAAAGGCTTAGCGGAAGCCGTGGAGGCGACCTGGCCGAATTCGATGGTGCAGACCTGCATCGTGCACCTGATCCGGGCGGCGAACCGGTGGGTGTCCTATCAGGACCGAAAAGCTGTCTCCAGCGCGTTACGTGCGATCTACACGGCCGCAAACGAAGATACCGCCCGTGCCAGCTTAGATGCGTTCGAAACCTCTGAGCTTGGCCAGAAATACCCGCAGTCGGTGAAGGTGTGGCGTGATGCGTGGGAACGGTTCGTGCCGTTTTTGCAGTTCCCGCCAGCAGCGCGCAAGGTGTTGTACACCACGAATTCGATCGAGTCACTTAACGCTGAGCTGCGCAAAGCTACCCGGAATCGGGGCCAGTTCCCGAACGATACAGCGGCTGTGAAGACGCTTTGGCTGATGATTTGCAACATCGAAGACAAACGCGCTGCCAAACGCGCGAAGCAAGCCAAGCGCGCCGTTGAGTGCAACGGGTATGTTGAAGGAGCAAAGGCCAATGGCTGGAAGCAAGCCATCAACCAACTAGCTGTGGCATACCCCAACCGATTCGCGGAGTACTTGTAA
- the istB gene encoding IS21-like element helper ATPase IstB — MTRTSAHDTAAAISHLARELKAPRIDNVYSTIADQARSQSWTFEEYLAAVLSVEATARAESGASLRVKRAGFPAVKTIADFDFTAQPSIDRTEIARLETGAWVATAENVVLLGPPGTGKTHLATALGITAAQQGYRVLFDTAAGWVNTLTEAHNTGKLETLLKRLNRYHLLIIDELGYIPVEADAANLFFQLVSRRYEHGSIIVTSNLAFSQWAQCFGDITVATAMVDRIVHHAKIFQHRGVSHRIKGREIPAPTTPSPTPHQAQ, encoded by the coding sequence ATGACCCGCACCAGCGCCCACGACACCGCGGCGGCAATTAGTCACCTCGCACGGGAGTTGAAAGCCCCACGCATCGACAACGTCTACTCAACCATCGCCGATCAAGCACGTAGCCAATCCTGGACATTCGAGGAGTACCTCGCCGCCGTGCTATCTGTCGAAGCGACCGCCCGCGCGGAATCCGGAGCATCATTACGCGTCAAACGCGCCGGCTTTCCGGCCGTGAAAACCATCGCCGACTTCGACTTCACCGCACAACCCAGTATTGACCGCACTGAAATCGCACGCCTTGAAACCGGGGCCTGGGTCGCCACAGCTGAAAACGTCGTCCTGCTCGGCCCACCCGGAACCGGCAAAACCCACCTCGCCACCGCACTTGGCATCACAGCAGCGCAGCAAGGCTATCGCGTCCTCTTCGACACCGCCGCCGGGTGGGTAAACACCCTCACCGAAGCCCACAACACCGGCAAACTCGAAACGCTGCTGAAACGATTAAACCGCTACCACCTGCTCATCATCGACGAACTCGGCTACATTCCCGTCGAAGCTGACGCGGCGAACCTGTTTTTTCAACTCGTCTCCAGACGCTACGAACACGGCTCCATCATCGTGACCTCAAACCTAGCGTTTTCCCAATGGGCGCAATGCTTCGGCGACATCACAGTAGCCACCGCCATGGTCGACCGCATCGTCCACCACGCCAAAATCTTTCAACACCGAGGAGTAAGCCACCGCATCAAAGGACGCGAAATACCCGCACCAACAACCCCCTCACCAACCCCACATCAGGCACAATAA
- a CDS encoding lycopene cyclase domain-containing protein, whose translation MTPFTYLFILTFSLAGMVICDHRWSLAFYRNAQRSLALTLGVVILFLAWDALGIITGTFSRGQSPYMTGVELAPEMPLEEPIFLFFLTYLTINVTSAVRKGLKA comes from the coding sequence ATGACTCCCTTCACCTACCTGTTTATCCTCACCTTCTCCCTGGCCGGAATGGTGATCTGCGACCACCGCTGGAGCCTCGCTTTCTACCGCAACGCCCAGCGCTCGCTGGCACTGACGCTTGGAGTAGTGATTCTATTTCTCGCCTGGGACGCGCTCGGAATCATCACCGGCACCTTTTCCCGCGGGCAATCCCCTTACATGACCGGTGTGGAACTCGCCCCCGAAATGCCCCTGGAAGAACCCATCTTCCTGTTCTTTTTGACTTACCTGACCATCAACGTCACCTCCGCCGTACGAAAGGGGCTGAAAGCATGA
- a CDS encoding transposase, whose translation MGTIDVKIPKLRHGSFFPSLAFAAPLSSKTLPHHRCSEVLPQGAPTCRMNDLVICGITNLSTSQVSDMAKDFRTRPLDTSQVLIASRAMR comes from the coding sequence GTGGGCACCATCGATGTGAAAATCCCGAAGCTTCGCCACGGCTCGTTCTTCCCTTCACTGGCTTTTGCAGCGCCGCTTTCGAGCAAAACGCTCCCTCACCACCGTTGTAGCGAAGTGCTACCTCAAGGGGCTCCCACCTGCCGCATGAACGACCTTGTCATCTGCGGGATCACCAACCTGTCGACATCGCAGGTGTCCGACATGGCCAAAGACTTCCGTACCCGCCCGTTAGACACAAGCCAGGTGCTTATTGCGTCTCGTGCAATGCGCTGA
- a CDS encoding IS256 family transposase, with translation MTTVTTKKNHDQDKVNEISEKLMENPELAKLIGELSTSTGDASDLVKGLLQASINAGLQAEMDAHLGYRHSDRKMKAQVEPTQGGNHRNGSYTKTVNSGYGTLEVTVPRDRCGTFTPQMVPNSARRLTELDDIIISLYAGGMTVRDIQHHLGSTLGVDMSPDTISTITDAVLDEVMIWQNRQLDEFYPVIFLDALRVKIRDGHRVVNKACYMAVGIDIDGIKRILGLWIADNEGAALWASVCADLANRGVQDVFIVCCDGLKGLAEAVEATWPNSMVQTCIVHLIRAANRWVSYQDRKAVSSALRAIYTAANEDTARASLDAFETSELGQKYPQSVKVWRDAWERFVPFLQFPPAARKVLYTTNSIESLNAELRKATRNRGQFPNDTAAVKTLWLMICNIEDKRAAKRAKQAKRAVECNGYVEGAKANGWKQAINQLAVAYPNRFAEYL, from the coding sequence ATGACAACGGTGACAACGAAGAAAAACCATGACCAGGACAAGGTCAACGAGATCAGCGAGAAGCTGATGGAAAATCCTGAGCTCGCCAAGCTGATTGGCGAGTTGTCGACGTCCACCGGTGACGCCAGTGACCTGGTCAAAGGTCTGTTGCAGGCGTCGATTAACGCTGGTCTGCAGGCGGAAATGGATGCCCATTTGGGCTACCGTCATTCCGACCGGAAGATGAAGGCCCAGGTTGAACCAACACAGGGTGGTAACCACCGCAACGGGTCGTACACCAAGACGGTTAACTCTGGTTACGGCACGTTGGAAGTAACTGTACCCAGGGATCGTTGCGGCACGTTTACGCCCCAGATGGTGCCCAATAGCGCACGCCGGCTGACAGAGCTCGATGACATAATCATCTCGCTGTACGCCGGTGGGATGACAGTGCGTGATATTCAGCACCATCTTGGGTCCACCCTGGGGGTGGATATGAGCCCGGATACGATCAGCACCATTACCGATGCAGTCTTAGACGAGGTCATGATCTGGCAGAACCGTCAGCTCGACGAGTTTTACCCAGTAATCTTCCTTGATGCGCTACGCGTGAAGATCCGCGATGGCCACCGTGTAGTCAACAAGGCGTGCTACATGGCGGTGGGCATCGACATCGACGGTATCAAGCGCATCCTGGGCTTGTGGATTGCTGATAATGAAGGCGCCGCCTTGTGGGCATCGGTGTGCGCAGATCTGGCCAACCGTGGCGTCCAGGATGTCTTCATCGTCTGCTGTGATGGGCTTAAAGGCTTAGCGGAAGCCGTGGAGGCGACCTGGCCGAATTCGATGGTGCAGACCTGCATCGTGCACCTGATCCGGGCGGCGAACCGGTGGGTGTCCTATCAGGACCGAAAAGCTGTCTCCAGCGCGTTACGTGCGATCTACACGGCCGCAAACGAAGATACCGCCCGTGCCAGCTTAGATGCGTTCGAAACCTCTGAGCTTGGCCAGAAATACCCGCAGTCGGTGAAGGTGTGGCGTGATGCGTGGGAACGGTTCGTGCCGTTTTTGCAGTTCCCGCCAGCAGCGCGCAAGGTGTTGTACACCACGAATTCGATCGAGTCACTTAACGCTGAGCTGCGCAAAGCTACCCGGAATCGGGGCCAGTTCCCGAACGATACAGCGGCTGTGAAGACGCTTTGGCTGATGATTTGCAACATCGAAGACAAACGCGCTGCCAAACGCGCGAAGCAAGCCAAGCGCGCCGTTGAGTGCAACGGGTATGTTGAAGGAGCAAAGGCCAATGGCTGGAAGCAAGCCATCAACCAACTAGCTGTGGCATACCCCAACCGATTCGCGGAGTACTTGTAA